A region of the Lycium barbarum isolate Lr01 chromosome 1, ASM1917538v2, whole genome shotgun sequence genome:
TAAAAGTTTATGTGAATGATCATGATCTATTTGTCTAGGTCAAAATGATTGAATATTGtctgaatgtatgatgatgaacTATCAAAGTTTAACCAGTTGGGAGAAAGAAACGTTTCTTTAGTAGTATTGCTTTTTACTTTGATCTTGTTATAGTTTGAAGTTGGTATCAGTTTTTCCAAGTTGGTTAAAATCATTTTTTGTTTTGCCACTATGCATTATTGTATagtatatattatttatattatgTTGACCGTAAAACTCAACATGACAGTAATGTTCCAACGACAATAATTTCTCTAATATGTCAAATATTCACTTTGATTATTTCCATAATTTTGACATTTCAGCATCGCAATTTAAACGTTAATATGAGCAGAATTGgctataattataaatatttcaCGACTTAAAATTTCTACCTTGTCTTAAAGAATTGTAGTGTCCTTGTATTTACCATCGCATACATATCAAAAAGTTATTGTCAAATGAGAATAGTATTTTGTAGAAGTTACACAGAAACTCGATCAGCATATGTCATCTGTAGGATGACTAGTGGATCATTGACAATTATTACATAATGGATTTAGAAGGGTATttatatcttcttctttttttctagaTTTTAAATGAGTGGTGGATTGATTAGCACATTTATTTTAATGTTAATTTTCCTTAGATTGGAATAAGTATACTATTAGGAAAAAAAATGATGAATCTCTCTATCGAGTTAGGAGCATATTTAAGTGAGTTTCATGCTCATATACTCCCTAATATAATAAGCTACTTTGTTGTCTGTATTTTATAGCATAACAAAATTTTATGATACTTTTAGTGCATGAAAATATTGGGTCGATGTCCAAACCTTTACCTGttttgattaattttttttaataacccTAATCCATGTAAGCATATGAACTAGAGATTTTAAATTAAAGTTGTGATTTAATAAGGAGACATGACTTTGAAGGATTTGGCTACTGTAGCAAATATAACATTTAAAAttaggttttatttttaaataatagaaatatatGAAATTTGCAACTTACGAGCTAACTTTTTTTATACAAGTAATtagttaggtttttttttttttttttggaaacccGCAACCGACCCTTAGGTTATATGGCACAATATATTAAATTTACATTGAATAATCAGGGAACACATTCAAATTTTGTaaattgagaataatatttgttATCTTCTTATTTAATTCCTTGTAGCGCTCAAAATGTGTTCGTGACCATGATTAagatttttttaataaatttcatgcttttgtttaATTGAATTCATGCTTAAGTAGTTCATTATGGCCTTTATTTTTATTAGCACTTGGTCTTTTATGTAAAAatataatgtaaaaatataaatgaAGTGTACATTCTATGAATGGTTTAAAGACAATGTACCTAACTAATTGGACGTGCTTATAACAATAACTACATTTCACAAAGAAAAAACACTTGCTCAgcttaaaaatataaaaaaaatcatagTCAAATTGTTTAACAACTTTTTCGCATATACAAAACAAACATATAAAGTGATAAAGGATGACCTCGCCTTAGTTCTCTACCCTTATAGAAGTGGGTAATGTCTCACTGCTCTAAATGATAGAAGAACAACTTATTGTAACACAACTCATAATAAGATTGATGGTAGAAGGAGGGAAATTATAATCAACAAGAGTTCTCTAAAGGAATTCGAAGAGGCCATATCATAAACTTTATGAAATATAAATCAACTTTGATAATCATACCATCGGTCTTTTCTTTCTTATGTCTTAAAGAGTTAAGAATCTCTTAGGGCCGGTTTGGAAAGTCACCTTGTAATTAaatttgggtgtaattacacagttttgACATGTTTGTCTAGGCCATGTAGTTACTTGATCAGCATGTAATTGAGTGTAATTatactctccaattctcaagtgATAAAAGAGAAAATAATATATTAATAAGGATTTAAACGAATTCCTTAATTAGTGGTCTTTCTTTATCCGTGAGTCATTAAGAGTTAAGATATGCTAAATTCGTAAAAAGATTTGTCATTTTAGAAATAAACAAAAAGTACTATCATTTATGGTAATACTCTTAGAGAAGTGATTTATCGTGTAAAATCTCATTAATAAAACCTCTAATATCATTAGGATTATCAATCCAACTTCAACTATCTTCCTTACTACATAAATTCTAAGCTTTTCTCTCCTACAAAAAGAGTAGAGATATGATGCCAAAATATTTCATCATCTTTTAACAAATTCTACAGTTCTATTTCCAATTCTTTTTCCAACAAAAAGAGAGAGTGAGAAAAATACTTCGTCTTGAGTCTTTTGAATACCCAGTAATCTAGCCAAGATTTTATTCTTTTCCCAAAAGATATTTCCAAAGACATTCTGattccaaattagaaaaacataTGGAAATAAGCAGTAGCATACCATCGTTTCGCTATTTATAAATGAAAACTTAAAAAGTTAAAAAAGTTTAGAATTTGACATATGTGGACACACTTAAATAAATATTCTACTGTATTTTTGTCAATTAGGAGTAGTTAATTGAACTCTGAAATAACATATCATTTATCTTAATGTAATCTTCTACTCTCCTGTTGAAGTTTAACCTTTTTTTTCCAGACATTCCTTAAGAAGGAAATGGCAAGTGCATAGACAGGAGGAAGTAAGGCTGTCATAATAATAGTTACTTATAGACGCTTTAAAGGCTTAAGCCAAAGAACAAAACTCATAAATGCCCTGTGTTCTGAAGAAATTGAGGAATAGGAAGTCTGTTGAATAAGGTTACTCAATATGATGTAAAATACATGCTTGTATCAAAGAGGAATTTATTCCTGAGGGGATCTATCTTTTACAAGAAAAAGACTCATCCGATAGGAGGAAAACTACCACGAACGCTTATAGCTTAGTTCCACTGATAAAAGTACAGACAGAAGCTGTGATATCAATTTTCAACGTCCCCATCCTCTATCCCTCGTAGTAGAAAACATCTAAAAGAATAAATCATAGGCGGAAAAccgacaaaaaaagaaaagaaaaaagaattcaAACTCTAAAAGGAACCAGCAAAAGACCAAGAGAGGAAGAAAGGGGGAGATCAAGTATAGTGTACATGCAAAGCTAGATACTCCACAAATTACTATTGCATTTATTAACAAACAAATATAACCACATCTTGGTCATTCAGTAGAAGCATTAAGGACATTTTTTATTTACATAACAAGCTTGATACAAGTAGAAGACACACATTAACAAAGGGAGCCAACTACATATTGATCATTATATAAAGATTTAATAGAATTCGCGGTCAGGGAGGAGCAGTGGAGCCACAAGGGACCAAACGTACAGTCCAGCAGTAACCCATTCTGTACATATGCGAACCCAAAGAGATGTCCAGCCAACATCAATTAGCTCTGAACTATCAGAACTGCTAGTCCACCCAGAAAGAAGCATTGCAGAATACATGCTAGCCAGAGCAAATATCAGATGGAAGAACGTGTAGGAGTAGCTCACTGGCCGTGCTTCTGTTGATCCTTTCCCAGATTCCAGCTCCTCGGAATCAAGAAGGGATTTCTTCTCACCTATAACAGAAGATTGGTACTTGTCAGATAGAGAAATTGTACAGCTTGATGACTGTTGCTCATGAATGGACGGATCACAACAGCTTGTGTGGGGTGGGATTTACCAGTATATTGTCACTTTACATTCGAGTTTTGATGATTGATAGAAACAGCTAGTGTCTTATGATTCTGTAGGAGTATATCTCTACAAATGAGTAACAATTTAACAATCTTAATTCACCTAGGCCCATACACACAGAGCTATGACAGGTATTACATACTAGATGATCAATTGTCAAGAAAACATAAGCAATACTCCACATAGGTGTTGGACTAAATTCCTAACAGTGTTAAACTGAAGAAAGGCTGGAGAATACGCTTCGACTAGGACTATAGACAGATTTCCTAAAGGTCACCACCACCTTTTATAGTATATTGACGGCAGGCAGATCATTCACAGGAGTCTTCGTGAGAATGGAATCTTGAGAAAATGGGTTGACATATGTCAAGTCATTCACTGAGCTATGAAAGAAAAGCATCAAAAGGTTTTGTTACCTGATCTGGGAGAAGATGGTGGAGACAGAAAAGTAGTTGAAGATCCAGCACGAAGAGCAGAATATAGGACTGAGAGAACAGTTGTAAGCATTCCAAGAACAAGGGTACTTGTTGTTACTGCCTTTGATTTGTTATGGAGCCCATTGCAGACATAATCTCGAGGCTCGCTAGAAAGACCAGTATAGCAAACATAAGCACAGTAAACAGATATTACAGAAGCTGGCAGTAGGCTTCCATTTACCTGGACAtagtaaaatggaaaaaaaattattagcACAAGTAAGAATATCAAAAGGCAGAACTCAGCTACCAAAATTATTTTTCTGAATGCATTGTAAAGGAAGTAACCCTGAGGGAGATGTTTGATGTATATATTGCATAGAAATATATATGTGCATGTAGTTAGCAAGAGATAATGTATATGAAGCATTTCAAATATTCTTCATAAAGAGGTTGTCCTCCAGAGGAAAGGCGCCAGGGTGAGAAAACAGCATCAGCAGAGAGAGCATTTACCTTTGGGTGCAAAGCAATAACAGCAAATGCAAATGCAAGAATCATGGTCATAACAATGAAGAACACGTTCAGCCCACAGTCATGGCCAGAAGGATTGAACCACATAAGTAAAATTCCTGAAAAAGCAAATGTTGCTATGTAGCATGCCACAGATATCACAAGTAGAGCGACATACCTGCAAAAGATATGTCAATTTAATAGATAGAACAAGGTCGAGGGATAAAATAATACCAAAGATAAGAAATTGAACCAACCACTTCTGCTCATCTTTTGCAACCCATGAATCATTCCATGAGTGTGTAGCATCTAATAATATTATTACTTGGATTAACAAAAACATCCCTGCCCCAAATTTTGAAAGAAAACCTGCAAAGGCAGAAAAATAGACCAATCagataaagtgaaaaaaaaaaacatacttttGCCAGTTAAGAAACTGAACTAAGGAAATGACACAATACAAAAACTAGAACAGGCATTGAACCGAGAAGCTAGAGGAAAGTGTACTTATTAGAAGAAGTTAACTGGAGAAAAAGTGAACTGTCAAAACATGCCAGTTCTTTTCCCTAGTACATATTCTGTTCATCATGTACTTACTACACAAAAATTATGTTTTCTTGAGACATTATCTGATAATTTGAAGAAAGATCATTCTAAAGTTTGGTAGACTTGGGTGAATTGAAATCCCTAGTCTCCTGACTTCTGAAATGCAGTTGATGATTTTATGAAGCTGTAATactaaagaaaagaaaataattaaattgttGAGTAGCAAATTAAAATGTTCAGGATTGCCCGCAGGGCTTTGGTCTAATGGTTAAAGCGCAACACGTGATCTATGCGTTAGGCACACGTTGCGGGTTCGAACCCTGCTGCAGGAAAAAGCATGATATTTAAGTGAAGAAGGATAGAGGGGAGGGCCCGAGTTTGAACCATGCTCCATCGGTGGATTTCTCAGTTATCAGAAAAAACCTCAGGTTAGGGGCATAGAACTGACCATAAAATGTTATGACACCATTCGGGAGGAAAAACATGAGGGCAACAAGCAACACCCAGATCACCAATTTAGCAACCCATCCACCGTGATGCCAGGAGTCCCGCCTATCATTTTGATCCTTGATACCAATCATTATAAGTGCAAGCAGTCCAAAAAACAAGAAATTTCCCAAACTGACACGAAGAACAGCTTGTGTTTGAAACCATTCCTTCGATAAATTGTCTGAAGTGTTTATCCCTACAACCAACGAACACACAAACCAATTAGTAAGAAACACATGTATTACTTTCATCGCTGTAGATAACAAGTAGCAAGAATAGTATGGGGAATCTCAACAGATATTTCACTTGGACTATTGGCTTATTCAGAGGTGACACATATTTAGAAGCATAAGAAATCTGAAAACTATTCTGAATTAAACACTCCATCAATTCTGTCCCATGGACAGCGAATTGCTATTTTTGACATATTACTTGTTagccatatattatatatatgtacaaggAGGAGGATAATTTACAGTCAACTCCTCTGTTCTTATTTAGTTCTATAGTTTCTTAAAAATATCTCCCAACCAGCATTGCCAATCAAAACCTATAATAATACAAGGGTATTTGAGAATGCACTCTCATGAAATAAATACAAATAAATCAAAA
Encoded here:
- the LOC132642070 gene encoding uncharacterized protein LOC132642070; protein product: MSCLASCCASLTCGLCTSVASSVTRSSARIAYCALFGVSLIVSWVLREVASPLLKNFSWINTSDNLSKEWFQTQAVLRVSLGNFLFFGLLALIMIGIKDQNDRRDSWHHGGWVAKLVIWVLLVALMFFLPNGVITFYGFLSKFGAGMFLLIQVIILLDATHSWNDSWVAKDEQKWYVALLVISVACYIATFAFSGILLMWFNPSGHDCGLNVFFIVMTMILAFAFAVIALHPKVNGSLLPASVISVYCAYVCYTGLSSEPRDYVCNGLHNKSKAVTTSTLVLGMLTTVLSVLYSALRAGSSTTFLSPPSSPRSGEKKSLLDSEELESGKGSTEARPVSYSYTFFHLIFALASMYSAMLLSGWTSSSDSSELIDVGWTSLWVRICTEWVTAGLYVWSLVAPLLLPDREFY